A genomic window from Glycine soja cultivar W05 chromosome 10, ASM419377v2, whole genome shotgun sequence includes:
- the LOC114370716 gene encoding NADH dehydrogenase [ubiquinone] flavoprotein 1, mitochondrial yields MRGILSVRTALVQHHSEKLGLGFRVFSTQGASTASTPQPPPPPPPPEKTHFGGLKDEDRIFTNLYGLHDPFLKGAMKRGDWHRTKDLVVKGTDWIVNEMKKSGLRGRGGAGFPSGLKWSFMPKVSDGRPSYLVVNADESEPGTCKDREIMRHDPHKLLEGCLIAGVGMRASAAYIYIRGEYVNERKNLEKAREEAYAAGLLGKNACGSGYDFDVHIHYGAGAYICGEETALLESLEGKQGKPRLKPPFPANAGLYGCPTTVTNVETVAVSPTILRRGPEWFASFGRKNNAGTKLFCVSGHVNKPCTVEEEMSIPLKELIERHCGGIRGGWDNLLAVIPGGSSVPLIPKHVCDDILMDYDALKAVGTGLGTAAVIVMDKSTDVVDAIARLSYFYKHESCGQCTPCREGTGWLWTIMERMKVGNAKLEEIDMLQELTKQIEGHTICALGDAAAWPVQGLIKHFRPELERRIREHAERELLQATG; encoded by the coding sequence ATGAGGGGCATTCTTTCCGTAAGGACAGCCTTGGTTCAACATCATAGTGAGAAATTGGGCCTTGGTTTCAGAGTATTTAGCACTCAGGGTGCTTCCACTGCTAGTACCCCACagccgccaccaccacctcctccgCCGGAGAAAACCCATTTTGGTGGCCTTAAGGATGAGGACAGGATATTTACTAACTTATATGGGCTGCATGATCCTTTTCTCAAAGGTGCCATGAAACGTGGGGATTGGCATCGAACGAAAGATTTGGTAGTTAAGGGTACTGATTGGATTGtgaatgaaatgaagaagtctGGCCTCCGTGGGCGTGGTGGTGCTGGTTTCCCTTCGGGTCTCAAATGGTCATTCATGCCAAAAGTATCTGACGGCCGCCCTTCATATCTTGTTGTTAATGCTGATGAAAGTGAACCTGGAACTTGCAAAGACAGGGAAATCATGCGGCATGACCCGCATAAATTGTTGGAAGGTTGCTTGATTGCTGGAGTGGGAATGAGGGCTAGTGCCGCTTACATCTACATCAGGGGTGAATATGTCAATGAACGTAAGAATCTCGAAAAGGCTAGGGAAGAGGCTTATGCTGCTGGTTTGTTGGGTAAGAATGCTTGTGGCTCAGGCTATGATTTTGATGTTCATATCCACTACGGTGCTGGAGCTTATATTTGTGGTGAGGAAACAGCCCTCTTGGAGAGCCTTGAAGGGAAACAAGGTAAACCAAGATTGAAGCCGCCTTTCCCAGCCAATGCTGGGTTGTATGGATGTCCTACCACTGTCACAAATGTGGAAACTGTGGCTGTGTCTCCAACCATTCTAAGGCGTGGACCTGAATGGTTTGCCAGTTTTGGTAGGAAGAACAATGCTGGGACAAAGTTGTTTTGTGTGTCAGGGCATGTGAACAAGCCTTGCACTGTTGAGGAGGAAATGAGTATTCCACTGAAGGAATTGATAGAGAGGCACTGTGGAGGTATTCGAGGAGGATGGGATAATCTACTTGCAGTGATTCCAGGAGGATCATCCGTTCCTCTGATTCCAAAGCATGTATGTGATGATATCTTGATGGATTATGATGCATTGAAGGCTGTTGGGACAGGGTTGGGGACTGCAGCTGTAATTGTGATGGATAAATCTACGGATGTTGTGGATGCTATTGCAAGGCTTTCCTATTTCTACAAGCATGAAAGCTGTGGGCAGTGCACCCCATGCAGAGAGGGGACTGGTTGGCTTTGGACGATCATGGAAAGAATGAAAGTTGGGAATGCCAAGTTAGAAGAAATTGATATGCTTCAGGAGTTGACTAAACAAATTGAAGGGCATACAATTTGTGCCTTGGGTGATGCTGCTGCATGGCCAGTGCAGGGTCTTATCAAGCATTTCAGGCCTGAGCTTGAGAGAAGGATTAGAGAGCATGCAGAAAGGGAGCTTCTGCAGGCCACTGGCTAG
- the LOC114372040 gene encoding serine/threonine-protein kinase tricorner-like, which translates to METTRRWFSKFKSNDKMKSEKNKETTGVTKEGSRPPTNEEAPSNVTKQRVEAAKQYIENHYKKQMQSLQERKERRNMLEKKLADAEVSEEEQHNLLQHLEKKEREIMRLQRHKMGADDFEPLTMIGKGAFGEVRICREKATGHVYAMKKLKKSEMLRRGQVEHVKAERNLLAEVDSNCIVKLYCSFQDEEYLYLIMEYLPGGDMMTLLMRKDILTEDEARFYVGETVLAIESIHKHNYIHRDIKPDNLLLDRNGHMKLSDFGLCKPLDCSNLQEKDFSVGMNRSGALQSDGRPVAPKRTQQEQLQHWQKNRRMLAYSTVGTPDYIAPEVLLKKGYGVECDWWSLGAIMYEMLVGYPPFYSDEPMLTCRKIVNWRTTLKFPEEAKLSAEAKDLICRLLCNVEQRLGTKGADEIKAHPWFKGVEWDKLYQMKAAFIPEVNDELDTQNFEKFEEADKQTVPSSKAGPWRKMLPSKDINFVGYTYKNFEIVNDPEIPGIAELKKKSTKPKRPSIKSLFDDESATAANQPVRGSFLNLLPPQMEVPEKSESQ; encoded by the exons ATGGAAACTACAAGACGGTGGTTTAGTAAGTTCAAgtcaaatgataaaatgaagtctgAAAAGAACAAAGAAACTACAGGCGTGACAAAAGAAGGGTCAAGACCCCCAACAAATGAAGAAGCACCTTCAAATGTAACCAAACAGAGGGTTGAAGCTGCAAAGCAGTATATCGAAAATCATTATAAGAAGCAGATGCAAAGCCTGCAGGAGAGGAAGGAAAG ACGTAATATGCTAGAAAAGAAGTTGGCTGATGCTGAAGTCTCTGAGGAAGAACAACACAACttgcttcagcatttggagaaAAAGGAGAGGGAAATCATGCGCCTTCAGAGACATAAGATGGGGGCTGATGACTTTGAGCCCCTGACTATGATTGGGAAGGGTGCATTTGGAGAG GTTAGAATCTGCCGGGAGAAGGCCACTGGCCATGTTTATGCTATGAAGAAGCTTAAGAAATCAGAGATGCTACGAAGAGGCCAG GTTGAACATGTCAAAGCTGAGAGAAATCTACTTGCTGAAGTTGACAGCAATTGCATTGTTAAACTTTATTGTTCCTTTCAAGATGAGGAGTATTTATATCTCATAATGGAGTATCTACCTGGTGGAGATATGATGACATTGCTGATGCGGAAGGATATACTCACAGAAGATGAGGCCAGGTTCTATGTTGGGGAGACTGTCCTAGCCATAGAGTCAATtcataaacataattatattcatAG AGATATCAAGCCTGACAACTTGCTGCTAGATAGAAATGGCCACATGAAATTATCAGATTTTGGATTATGTAAACCGCTAGACTGCAGTAACCTTCAAGAAAAGGACTTCTCTGTTGGAATGAACAGAAGTGGAGCCCTCCAAAGTGATGGGCGTCCTGTGGCTCCTAAACGAACCCAACAGGAACAACTGCAGCATTGGCAGAAAAATCGACGAATGCTT GCCTATTCTACAGTTGGAACACCTGATTATATTGCTCCAGAAGTTCTTCTGAAGAAAGGATATGGCGTGGAATGTGATTG GTGGTCTCTAGGAGCTATAATGTATGAAATGCTTGTGGGGTATCCTCCCTTTTATTCAGACGAACCAATGTTGACTTGTAGAAAG ATAGTAAACTGGAGAACTACTTTAAAGTTTCCAGAAGAAGCTAAACTTTCAGCAGAGGCAAAGGATCTTATTTGTAGACTCCTATGTAATGTGGAGCAGAGGCTTGGAACCAAAGGAGCTGATGAAATAAAG GCTCACCCATGGTTCAAAGGTGTTGAATGGGACAAATTATACCAAATGAAAGCTGCTTTCATACCTGAGGTCAATGATGAATTAGATACTCAAAATTTTGAGAAGTTTGAAGAG GCGGACAAGCAAACTGTACCTTCCTCAAAGGCAGGGCCGTGGAGAAAG ATGCTGCCTTCTAAAGATATTAACTTCGTCGGCTACACATACAAGAATTTTGAAATCGTGAATGATCCTGAAATACCTGGAATTG CTGAATTGAAGAAGAAGAGCACAAAACCTAAAAGACCATCTATTAAGTCCCTATTTG ATGATGAATCAGCTACGGCTGCCAATCAACCTGTCAGAGGGAGCTTCTTAAACCTCTTACCTCCTCAAATGGAAGTTCCTGAAAAAAGTGAATCACAATGA
- the LOC114369910 gene encoding protein NRT1/ PTR FAMILY 5.2-like, protein MEEGRVVSEYTKDGTVDLKGKPILKSKSGGWKACSFVVVYEIFERMAYYGISSNLILYLTRKLHQGTVTSSNNVTNWVGTIWITPILGAYVADAHLGRFWTFLIASVIYLLGMSLLTLSVSLPSLKPPECHELDVTKCEKASTLHLAVFYGALYTLALGTGGTKPNISTIGADQFDDFDSKEKKLKLSFFNWWMFSIFIGTLFANSVLVYIQDNVGWTLGYALPTLGLAISIIIFLAGTPFYRHKLPTGSPFTKMAKVIVAAIRKWKVHIPSDTKELYELDLEEYAKRGRVRIDSTPTLRFLNKACVNTDSSTSGWKLSPVTHVEETKQMLRMIPILAATLIPSAMVAQIGTLFVKQGITLDRGIGSFNIPPASLATFVTLSMLVCVVLYDRFFVKIMQRFTKNPRGITLLQRIGIGLIIHIVIMVIASLTERYRLRVAKEHGLLENGGQVPLSIFILLPQYVLMGAADAFVEVAKIEFFYDQAPESMKSLGTSYSMTTLGIGNFLSTFLLTTISHVTKKHGHRGWVLNNLNASHLDYYYALLAILNLVNFVFFMVVTKFYVYRAEISDSIKVLEEELKEKTSNQVIPRD, encoded by the exons ATGGAAGAGGGAAGGGTTGTGAGTGAGTACACAAAAGATGGAACTGTGGATCTTAAAGGGAAACCCATTCTCAAATCCAAAAGTGGTGGTTGGAAAGCATGCTCCTTTGTTGTTg TGTACGAGATATTTGAAAGAATGGCTTATTATGGAATATCATCAAATTTGATACTGTATCTGACAAGGAAGCTTCACCAAGGCACTGTGACCTCTTCCAACAACGTCACCAATTGGGTTGGCACCATTTGGATAACTCCTATCTTAGGAGCCTACGTTGCCGATGCTCATCTTGGTCGCTTTTGGACTTTTCTCATTGCCTCAGTCATCTATTTATTG GGTATGTCTCTACTTACGCTATCGGTGTCCCTTCCAAGCCTAAAGCCACCAGAGTGCCATGAATTGGATGTGACAAAATGTGAAAAAGCCTCCACACTACATCTAGCTGTGTTCTATGGTGCACTCTACACTCTTGCACTAGGAACCGGTGGAACCAAGCCAAACATTTCCACAATTGGTGCTGACCAATTTGATGACTTTGACTCCAAAGAGAAGAAGCTCAAGCTCTCCTTCTTCAATTGGTGGATGTTTAGCATCTTCATTGGGACCCTCTTTGCAAATTCTGTTCTGGTCTATATACAAGACAATGTGGGGTGGACTCTTGGGTATGCTCTTCCCACTCTTGGACTTGCAATATCAATCATCATATTCTTGGCAGGCACACCCTTTTATAGACACAAATTGCCCACGGGGAGTCCATTCACTAAGATGGCCAAGGTCATAGTGGCTGCTATAAGGAAATGGAAAGTGCATATTCCTAGTGACACTAAAGAACTTTATGAGCTTGATTTGGAAGAGTATGCCAAGAGAGGGAGAGTCAGAATTGATTCCACTCCAACCTTGAG GTTCCTCAACAAGGCATGTGTCAACACCGATTCAAGTACTAGTGGATGGAAGCTAAGCCCTGTTACCCATGTGGAGGAGACCAAACAAATGCTAAGAATGATCCCAATCTTGGCTGCTACATTGATCCCTAGTGCAATGGTTGCACAAATAGGTACCCTTTTTGTGAAGCAAGGGATTACACTTGACAGAGGCATTGGCAGCTTCAATATACCCCCGGCAAGTTTAGCCACATTTGTGACTCTATCCATGCTTGTATGTGTGGTGCTCTATGACCGTTTCTTTGTCAAGATCATGCAAAGGTTTACCAAGAACCCTAGAGGGATAACCCTTCTCCAAAGGATTGGAATTGGCCTCATAATCCACATAGTGATTATGGTGATTGCATCTCTAACTGAAAGGTATAGACTTAGAGTGGCCAAAGAACATGGGCTATTAGAAAATGGAGGACAAGTTCCTTTGAGCATTTTCATCTTGCTTCCTCAATATGTTCTTATGGGAGCAGCTGATGCGTTTGTCGAGGTTGCCAAAATCGAGTTTTTCTATGACCAAGCCCCAGAAAGCATGAAGAGCCTTGGCACTTCCTATTCAATGACTACCTTAGGCATTGGGAATTTCCTAAGCACTTTTCTTCTCACAACAATTTCACATGTCACCAAGAAACATGGCCACCGAGGATGGGTTTTGAACAACTTGAATGCTTCTCATCTTGACTACTACTATGCACTTTTGGCCATACTAAACTTGGTGAACTTCGTATTCTTCATGGTTGTGACAAAGTTCTATGTGTATAGAGCTGAAATTTCAGATTCCATAAAAGTGCTTGAGGAAGAGCTCAAGGAAAAGACATCAAACCAGGTGATTCCAAGAGATTAA
- the LOC114370356 gene encoding protein NRT1/ PTR FAMILY 5.2-like: MEKGKTMSKYVQDGTVDLKGKPVLKSKRGGWKACSLLLVYEVFERMTYYGISSNLVLYLTRKLHQGTVTASNNVNNWVGTTYITPILGAYIADAHLGRYWTFVIASLIYLLGMCLLTLSVSLKSLQPPECHELDLTKCKKASTLQLAVFYGALYILSVGAGGTKPNISTIGADQFDDFDPKEKAYKLSFFNWWFSSIFIGTLFSFTVLVYIQDNVGWALGYGIPTIALAIAFITFLAGTPLYRHRLASGSSFTRIAKVIVAALRKSTVAVPIDSTELYELDEQEYTNKGKFRISSTPTLRFLNKACAKTSSSTSEWMLCTVTQVEETKQILRMIPIWVATFIPSTMLAQTNTLFVKQGVTLDRHIGRFNIPPASLIAFTSFTMLVCVILYDRVFVKIMQRLTKNPRGITLLQRMGIGITIHIVTMIVASMTERYRLKVAKEHGLVENGGQVPLSILILAPQFILMGLGEAFLEVSKIEFFYDQAPESMKSLGTSYSITTVGLGSFISTFLLSTVSHITQKHGHKGWILNNLNASHFDYYYAFFAVLNLLNLIFFMIVTKYFVYRAEISDSIDVLAQELKEKTANASN, encoded by the exons atggaaAAAGGAAAGACTATGAGTAAATATGTACAAGATGGAACTGTAGATCTCAAAGGAAAACCTGTTCTCAAATCTAAAAGAGGTGGTTGGAAAGCATGCTCTTTGCTTCTTG TGTATGAGGTATTCGAAAGAATGACTTATTATGGGATATCATCAAACTTGGTCCTGTATCTAACAAGGAAGCTTCACCAAGGCACTGTCACTGCTTCCAACAATGTAAACAATTGGGTTGGCACTACTTATATAACTCCCATATTAGGTGCCTATATTGCTGATGCTCACCTTGGCCGCTATTGGACTTTTGTCATTGCCTCTCTTATCTATCTATTG GGTATGTGTCTGCTTACACTATCAGTTTCCCTTAAAAGCCTACAGCCTCCTGAGTGCCATGAATTGGATCTGACAAAATGCAAGAAAGCCTCCACACTACAGTTAGCAGTGTTCTATGGTGCTCTATACATCTTATCAGTGGGAGCTGGTGGAACAAAGCCCAACATTTCAACCATTGGTGCTGACCAATTTGATGATTTTGACCCCAAAGAAAAGGCATATAAGCTCTCATTCTTCAACTGGTGGTTTTCCAGCATCTTCATTGGGACCCTTTTCTCATTCACAGTTCTAGTATACATACAAGACAATGTTGGGTGGGCTCTTGGTTATGGAATTCCAACTATAGCGCTTGCTATAGCATTCATCACATTCTTGGCAGGCACACCCCTCTATAGACATAGATTGGCCTCAGGGAGTTCCTTCACTAGAATTGCCAAGGTTATAGTGGCTGCTTTGAGGAAAAGTACTGTAGCTGTTCCTATTGACTCTACAGAACTATATGAGCTTGATGAGCAAGAGTAtacaaataaagggaaattcAGGATTAGTTCCACTCCAACATTGAG GTTCCTCAACAAGGCTTGTGCCAAAACTAGTTCAAGTACTAGTGAATGGATGCTATGCACAGTTACTCAAGTAGAGGAAACAAAACAAATCCTAAGGATGATCCCCATCTGGGTTGCTACATTTATTCCTAGTACGATGCTTGCTCAGACAAATACCCTTTTTGTAAAGCAAGGAGTTACTCTTGACAGACACATTGGCAGATTCAACATTCCCCCTGCAAGTTTGATTGCGTTTACATCTTTCACCATGCTTGTATGCGTTATACTCTATGACCGTGTCTTCGTCAAGATTATGCAAAGATTGACTAAGAACCCCCGAGGGATCACACTTCTTCAAAGAATGGGCATAGGAATCACGATTCACATAGTGACTATGATAGTTGCATCTATGACCGAAAGATATAGACTTAAAGTGGCCAAAGAACATGGACTAGTTGAAAACGGAGGACAAGTTCCTTTGAGCATACTCATTTTGGCTCCTCAATTCATACTTATGGGATTGGGTGAAGCCTTCTTAGAGGTTTCCAAAATTGAGTTCTTCTATGACCAAGCACCAGAAAGCATGAAGAGCCTTGGAACTTCATATTCCATTACTACAGTAGGCCTTGGGAGTTTCATTAGCACTTTTCTTCTTTCCACAGTTTCACACATCACTCAGAAACATGGCCACAAAGGATGGATTTTGAACAACCTGAATGCTTCTCATTTTGATTACTACTATGCATTTTTCGCAGTTCTAAACTTACTGAATTTGATCTTCTTCATGATTGTTACAAAGTACTTTGTTTATAGAGCTGAAATTTCAGATTCCATAGATGTACTTGCACAAGAACTGAAGGAGAAGACAGCTAATGCGTCAAACTAA